CAAGGATGTTCATGTCTCCGACAAGCTCAACATCCGTCGCGAGGTCGAGACGCTCACCCTTTGCAACGACTACACCGGTGCTAGTGAGCTGTGTACCCTATTTTTGCGCGAAGAGCATCGTCACAGCAACATTGGTCGCTTTCTCTCTCGTAGCCGCTTTTTGATGATGGCAGCATTTCCGGAACGCTTTAGCGACACGGTGATTGCTGAGATGCGCGGTGTCAGTGATGAGCATGGCGAGTCACCGTTCTGGCAGTGGCTTGAACAACACTTCTTTGGCATCGACTTTCCAACTGCCGATTACCTTACTGGCATCGGCGAGAAGAGCTTCGTCGCTGAGTTGATGCCGCGCCATCCAGTGTACGTCAATCTGCTCAGTGAAGCGGCGCAGCAAGTAGTCGGCAAGGTACATACCAATACCGCGCCAGCGTTATCATTGCTGAAGCATGAAGGCTTCACCTTTCGCAATTACGTCGACATATTCGATGCTGGCCCAACTGTTGAATGTCAACGCCAACAGATCCGTTCGGTGCAGCTGTCAGAGCCACGCCACTGCCATACCGCGGAGGAGGCTGAACTTAGCGGCGATTACATCGTGTCCAATGGTCGCATCAACAACTATCGCGTCGTCCGTGCTGCTGCCCAACTTACTGAGTCACATGGTGTAGGGCTCAGCCAGCAAGTACTGGACGCCCTACAGATAAACTGTGGCGATCCAATTTGGCTGTTACCGCTGTAGATAAGGAAATTACCCATGACTCATTTTATTAACGGCGAATGGCTTGACGGCCAAGGCCCCCTATTTCAATCGCTCAACCCCGCCAACAACTTGGTGGTGTGGCAAGGCAACAGCGCTAATGCCGCACAGGTCGATAATGCGGTTGCTGCCGCTCGCGCTGCTCAGTTGGACTGGTACCTCGCGGGTCTAGGCGCCCGTCTGGCTGTCATTGAACGATTCAAAGCATTACTCGAACAAAACAAAGAGTCGATGGCAGAATTGATTGCCAACGAAACCGGCAAGCCGCTATGGGAAACCCGCACTGAAGCTGCTGCAATGATTGGCAAGGTTGGCCTGTCAATTAACGCTTACAACGAGCGTACCGGTGTAAAAGAGAGCGATACCCCTGCCGGTCGCGCCGTATTGCGTCACAAACCCCACGGTGTAGTTGCGGTGTTTGGTCCATATAACTTCCCTGGCCACCTGCCTAATGGCCACATAGTCCCTGCCCTTATCGCCGGTAACACCGTGGTGTTAAAGCCGTCAGAATTAACTCCTGCGGTTTCTGAAAAAGCGCTAAAACTATGGCAACAAGCGGGCTTACCTGATGGTGTTATCAACCTAGTCCAAGGTGAATTGGAAACCGGTAAGGCACTGGCTAGCCACAACGGCATCGATGGCTTGTTCTTTACCGGTAGCTCTCGCACTGGTCATTTACTGCATCAACAACACGGCGGCCAACCTGGTAAGATCTTAGCGTTGGAAATGGGGGGCAATAACCCACTCATCGTTCGTGAAGTAAGTGATGTGCGCGGGGCCGTTCATGACATCATTCAGTCGGCATTTATCTCTTCTGGCCAACGCTGTACCTGTGCTCGTCGCCTCTATGTGCCACGCACAACGCAAGGTGATGAGATCGTAGCCCGTTTAATTACCGCAACCGAAGCGATCCATGTAGCTCAGCAAGACGCGACCCCAGCCCCATTTATCAGCAGCATGATCTCAGCTCAAGCAGCTCAACAGATGGTGGCTGCACAGGCACAACTGGTTAGTCTTGGTGGCACCATTCTCACCGCACTAACTCAGTTAAAACCTGATACCGGTTTGGTCCGTCCAGGTATCGTTGATGTTACTGCCATTGCCGAGTTACCAGACGAAGAGTACTTCGGGCCATTGCTGCAGTTGATTCGTTACGACGCCTTTGATGACGCCATCGCCATGGCCAACAACACCCGTTACGGCCTGTCTGCGGGATTGCTGGCAGACGACCGCGCCGAGTGGGATTATTTCTTACCGCGCAGCCGTGCCGGCATCGTCAACTGGAATAAGCAAATCACTGGAGCCGCCGGTTCAGCACCATTTGGTGGCATTGGTGCCAGTGGTAATCATCGTGCTTCAGCCTACTATGCTGCTGATTATTGTGCTTATCCTGTGGCCTCAATGGAGTCCGATCAGGTGAGCTTCCCCGCGTCGCTATCGCCGGGCTTAACCATCGACTAAACCTCTCTATATAAGGCTGCCTCTGGCAGCCTTTTTCAACGATAGTTACAAGGAATAGGAGCTATCATATGCCCCACACCATAGCCTCGTTATTTGACGCCATGTGGCAGGACTATATCGTTCAATGCCCGAGTGCCGACAAAATTCACCAGTTGCTTGAACATGACGGTGAGATCATCAATGACCATGTTGCCTTTCGTACCTTCAATCTACCCGAGGTAGGTCTTGATAAGCTGGCTCAGCACTTCATCGCCTTGGGGTATGAAGCCAAGGGTGAGTACGCATTCAAACAGAAGAAGTTGTTTGCGCGTCACTTCGAGCACCCGTCGCCGACAGCTCCAAAAGTGTTTATCTCAGAGTTGCTGCTAGAACAGTGCAGTGATTCATTACAACAAGTGGCTAAATCATTGGTAGCCCAGCTCAAGGTCGATGCCGTCGCAGATAAAGACTTCCTCTACAGCGGTCAGCAATGGCAAGTTTCCACCGCGACCTACCAAGCGTTGCAGCAAGAGAGTGAATACGCCGCTTGGCTAGCCGCTTTTGGTTATCGTGCCAATCATTTCACAGTGAATGTTAACCAGTTACCTCAATTCTCCCACCTGGGCGACGTAAACACCGCGCTAAAGCAAGCGGGCTTCCCTCTTAATCAAGCAGGAGGGGAGATCAAAGGATCGCCGCAGGTGCTATTAGAGCAGTCCTCGACCCTAGCGGATAAGATCAATGTGAATTTTGTCGATGGCGTATTACAGATCCCAGCCTGTTTCTATGAGTTTGCTCAGCGCTACCCAATGGCTGATGGCAACCTCTACAGTGGTTTTGTCGCGGCTTCTGCAGATAAGATTTTCGAATCAACCGACGCTCGTTAAGCAGTAAACGGTAGGCACAAAAAAAGCACCCTAAGGTGCTTTTTTGTTATGCGGCAATCGCTTAACGAGTGCCGTATACCACGATGGTTTTACCATGGGCTTGGATCAGGTTCTGCTCTTCCAGCATCTTCAAGATGCGGCCCACAGTTTCGCGGGAACAGCCAACAATCTGACCAATCTCTTGACGAGTGATCTTAATCTGCATGCCATCTGGGTGAGTCATCGCATCCGGCTGGCGAGCCAAGCTCAGCAGCGTTTGAGCGATACGGCCAGCTACATCCAAGAATGCCAAATCGCCTACTTTTTGGGAAGTAGACTGCAGACGGTTAGCCATCTGTGAAGAAAGCTTCATCAGGATGTCAGGGTTAACCTGGATCAACTGACGGAATTTCTTGTAAGAGATTTCAGCAATTTCACAAGGTGACTTAGCACGTACCCATGCGGTACGTTCTGGTTGCTCTTCAAACAAGCCCAGTTCGCCAATGAAATCACCTTGGTTAAGGTAGGAAAGAATCATCTCCTTGCCTTCTTCATCCTTGATCAGTACTGCTACCGAACCCTTTACGATGTAGTACAGCGTATCCGATTCTTCACCAGCATGGATCAATGTGCTCTTTGCTGGGTACTTGTGGATGTGGCAGTGAGACAGGAACCATTCCAGTGTTGGATCTGGCTTCGGCTTACCAATAAGCGCCATAATAAATATTCCTTTCGGTTCGAGTCGGTTGAAACATAATTCAAAAAATTCTACAGGCAAATGTTAATACGGTAAAGCGAATGACACTTTGAACCTGTTCAAATTTTTATCAAAGTTTGGCCTATTCTGTCATATCTTGCAGTAATGTGACCTACGTGTTGGCCACTATTACTCCTTGGGCTGGATATTGGTTGCTTGGCCAGCCAATAAACATTGCTGCCTTGTCTCTTTAAGCTTACGGATCAGTGGTGTGAGGATCAGTTCCATCGCTAATGCCATCTTCCCGCCCGGCACAACTAACGTATCCACGCGCGACATAAAACTACCACTGATCATCTGTAGGTAATACGTAAAATTAACATCTTTTACTCCACGGAAGCGGATAACCACAAAGCTCTCATCCAAGCTAGGAATCGCTTTAGCCGAAAATGGATTAGAGGTGTCTACCGTCGGTACTCGTTGGAAATTAATGTGGGTTCGGGAAAACTGCGGTGTCATATGTTCGATGTAGTCATCCATAGAACGTACAATTGAGTCCATCACCTTTGCACGGCTATGGCCGCGTTCATTGGTGTCACGAACAATTTTTTGAATCCACTCAAGGTTGACGATAGGTACCATCCCTATCAACAGGTCAGCATGACTGGCCACATCGCACTGTTCAGTAACGACGGCACCATGCAACCCCTCGTAATAAAGCAGCTCGCTGTCATCTGGCAAGGGTTGATAAGGAGTGAAAGTGCCTGGCATTTGATTGAATGGGACTGCTTCGTCAAAGGTGTGTAGATAGCGTCGAAGTTGTCCTTGCCCGTCTTCACCATATTGTTTGAAGAACGCTTCCAACGATTGAAAGTCATTGGCCTCTGGACCGAAGTAGCTGATCGCCCGCCGCTCCTCTTTAGCTTTACGAATAGCCACTTCCATTTCCACACGGGTATAGCGATGAAAGCTATCGCCTTCGACTAATGAGGCATTAATACTCAGCTGGCGAAAGATATGTTTGAACGCAGTCGTAGTAGTTGTGGTACCAGCTCCTGAAGAGCCGGTCACCGCAATAATTGGGTGTTTAGCTGACATAATCCCTCTGTCGTAGTCGCATCCGTAAATTCAATCTTAACGAGCGATATCTTCTGCTCGCCGCACCGTTATGCTTTCATCTTCCTCACTAAACTCAACTACCAACTCAGCCCGCGCTAGTGCACTTCGAGCAGCAGTAATGGCACGACTCAAACCTTCAGCATCGGTCTGTTCAAAACCTTCGTCACTTACCTGCGTTAACAGAAACTCGCGCAGCAAATTGTCGATGGTATCCGCATCTATGGCTGACACTAACGTCGCGTAGTCGATCAACATGGCCTATTTCACTACTTAAAACAAAGCACTATTGTCGCTTTCCTACTACCAAAGCGCTAGCAAAAACCCGAGTCGATGGCGAACCGATACTGCTCAAAGGCTAAAAACGAACGCTAAGTTTAGTTAGGCTGAACGGCATTGTTATTAAAAAAATCAAATAGTCGCTGTTCAAGATAGAACTTAGGTGCCCATGGCCAACCGCCAGCAATGAAGCCAACATGCCCGCCGTAGGGATGCAACT
The genomic region above belongs to Ferrimonas lipolytica and contains:
- a CDS encoding YheU family protein; amino-acid sequence: MLIDYATLVSAIDADTIDNLLREFLLTQVSDEGFEQTDAEGLSRAITAARSALARAELVVEFSEEDESITVRRAEDIAR
- the crp gene encoding cAMP-activated global transcriptional regulator CRP, which codes for MALIGKPKPDPTLEWFLSHCHIHKYPAKSTLIHAGEESDTLYYIVKGSVAVLIKDEEGKEMILSYLNQGDFIGELGLFEEQPERTAWVRAKSPCEIAEISYKKFRQLIQVNPDILMKLSSQMANRLQSTSQKVGDLAFLDVAGRIAQTLLSLARQPDAMTHPDGMQIKITRQEIGQIVGCSRETVGRILKMLEEQNLIQAHGKTIVVYGTR
- a CDS encoding DUF1338 domain-containing protein, with product MPHTIASLFDAMWQDYIVQCPSADKIHQLLEHDGEIINDHVAFRTFNLPEVGLDKLAQHFIALGYEAKGEYAFKQKKLFARHFEHPSPTAPKVFISELLLEQCSDSLQQVAKSLVAQLKVDAVADKDFLYSGQQWQVSTATYQALQQESEYAAWLAAFGYRANHFTVNVNQLPQFSHLGDVNTALKQAGFPLNQAGGEIKGSPQVLLEQSSTLADKINVNFVDGVLQIPACFYEFAQRYPMADGNLYSGFVAASADKIFESTDAR
- a CDS encoding phosphoribulokinase: MSAKHPIIAVTGSSGAGTTTTTTAFKHIFRQLSINASLVEGDSFHRYTRVEMEVAIRKAKEERRAISYFGPEANDFQSLEAFFKQYGEDGQGQLRRYLHTFDEAVPFNQMPGTFTPYQPLPDDSELLYYEGLHGAVVTEQCDVASHADLLIGMVPIVNLEWIQKIVRDTNERGHSRAKVMDSIVRSMDDYIEHMTPQFSRTHINFQRVPTVDTSNPFSAKAIPSLDESFVVIRFRGVKDVNFTYYLQMISGSFMSRVDTLVVPGGKMALAMELILTPLIRKLKETRQQCLLAGQATNIQPKE
- the astD gene encoding succinylglutamate-semialdehyde dehydrogenase; translated protein: MTHFINGEWLDGQGPLFQSLNPANNLVVWQGNSANAAQVDNAVAAARAAQLDWYLAGLGARLAVIERFKALLEQNKESMAELIANETGKPLWETRTEAAAMIGKVGLSINAYNERTGVKESDTPAGRAVLRHKPHGVVAVFGPYNFPGHLPNGHIVPALIAGNTVVLKPSELTPAVSEKALKLWQQAGLPDGVINLVQGELETGKALASHNGIDGLFFTGSSRTGHLLHQQHGGQPGKILALEMGGNNPLIVREVSDVRGAVHDIIQSAFISSGQRCTCARRLYVPRTTQGDEIVARLITATEAIHVAQQDATPAPFISSMISAQAAQQMVAAQAQLVSLGGTILTALTQLKPDTGLVRPGIVDVTAIAELPDEEYFGPLLQLIRYDAFDDAIAMANNTRYGLSAGLLADDRAEWDYFLPRSRAGIVNWNKQITGAAGSAPFGGIGASGNHRASAYYAADYCAYPVASMESDQVSFPASLSPGLTID
- the astA gene encoding arginine N-succinyltransferase; its protein translation is MLVIRPIQNEDYPELMAIAVASGHGFTSLPVDESLLRKKIEVSVNSFANTITQPGGESYLMVLEDDGKVVGTCAIAAAVGHDDAFYHYRLGKDVHVSDKLNIRREVETLTLCNDYTGASELCTLFLREEHRHSNIGRFLSRSRFLMMAAFPERFSDTVIAEMRGVSDEHGESPFWQWLEQHFFGIDFPTADYLTGIGEKSFVAELMPRHPVYVNLLSEAAQQVVGKVHTNTAPALSLLKHEGFTFRNYVDIFDAGPTVECQRQQIRSVQLSEPRHCHTAEEAELSGDYIVSNGRINNYRVVRAAAQLTESHGVGLSQQVLDALQINCGDPIWLLPL